The following proteins are encoded in a genomic region of Triticum dicoccoides isolate Atlit2015 ecotype Zavitan chromosome 1B, WEW_v2.0, whole genome shotgun sequence:
- the LOC119345900 gene encoding solute carrier family 35 member F2-like, which yields MEIRTKDDAWRLLLVLFLGQLMAFSMAACSFASSFIANLGVDAPLAQSFCTHLLLTLVYVPILLRRRQKLRIPWYWYLVLAFVDVQGNYLVTEAYQYSSITSVTLLDCWTVVWAIILTWYALGTRYSFWQFLGAGTCVAGLALVLLSDAKTPDTQDPNKTPLLGDALVIAGTVCYAFSNVGEEHCVKKNDRVEVVAMLGLFGVLVSTIQIFMFERKSVEAIAWSPTMISLFAGYAVAGFMFYTIAPFVLQMSGATLLNLSLLTSDMWAVAIRVFFYQQQINWLYYLAFAVVAIGLIIYSLNENSSADATATSIEAAAHYQLLPSEESSIGSGSNLDRKERKQPEAHIC from the exons ATGGAGATCCGGACCAAGGACGACGCATGGCGCCTGCTGCTGGTGCTCTTCCTTGGCCAGCTCATGGCCTTCTCCATGGCGGCCTGCAGCTTCGCCTCCTCTTTCATCGCCAATCTCG GAGTTGACGCACCACTCGCGCAATCATTCTGCACACATCTCCTGTTGACCTTAGTTTATGTGCCGATCCTCTTGCGTCGACGACAGAAGCTGCGG ATACCTTGGTATTGGTACTTAGTGCTGGCCTTCGTCGATGTCCAGGGGAACTATCTGG TTACCGAGGCGTACCAGTACTCATCCATCACCAGCGTAACATTGTTGGATTGTTGGACTGTTGTATGGGCCATCATACTCACCTGGTACGCACTAGGCACGAGATATTCTTTCTGGCAATTTCTGGGGGCAGGGACCTGTGTGGCTGGGCTAGCTCTTGTGCTCCTTTCAGATGCAAAAACTCCAGATACACAGG ATCCAAATAAAACACCACTTCTAGGGGATGCCCTTGTTATTGCCGGGACAGTTTGTTATGCATTTAGCAATGTCGGGGAG GAGCACTGTGTCAAGAAGAACGACAGAGTAGAAGTTGTCGCAATGCTTGGACTATTTGGAGTGCTTGTCAGTACAATTCAGAT ATTTATGTTTGAAAGGAAGAGCGTAGAAGCAATTGCCTGGTCTCCAACAATG ATAAGTTTGTTTGCAGGATATGCCGTTGCAGGATTTATGTTCTACACCATTGCTCCTTTTGTCCTTCAG ATGAGTGGAGCAACATTGCTTAACCTCTCGCTCTTAACATCTGACATGTGGGCAGTCGCCATTCGAGTATTTTTCTATCAACAACAG ATAAACTGGTTGTACTATCTAGCATTCGCAGTTGTGGCCATCGGATTGATCATCTACTCACTGAA TGAGAATTCTTCGGCTGATGCAACAGCTACAAGTATAGAAGCAGCCGCTCACTATCAACTACTTCCAAGTGAGGAGAGCTCAATAGGAAGTGGTTCCAATTTGGACAGAAAAGAAAGGAAGCAACCAGAAGCTCACATCTGTTAA